The DNA window CGATAGCAGCTTTGAGTGGGGCGTGGTCTTCGAGACGCAAATCGCGTTTAAACCATACCACATTGATCATAGAAGTGTCTTTGACAGGGGTATCAGTCGAATCGGCATTTTCTTTTGGCTGCTCCATGCAATTACCCAAGGTTTTAGTGATAGTCCAGTGTATAAAAGTGAGGTACATTGACAACAATATGAGTATTTATAAAGTTTGCCTATCAATGTTTAGCAAAAATACAAAACCCAAACAGATTTTGCTAACTTTTTGTGAGCGTTTGTGTATAAAATGGGCATATAAACTAAAGCAAGTACTATTTCCTTTAAAATTCCTCAAAAGCCCCCTTTAACACTACTTTAACAACTCAATAACTACTCAGTAACAGGGGATCTTTATACAAACTAATATCTTTGAGACTTCAACTTAAAAAAACAAAACAAACATCTAATTCTGTAATCTTATGAAGAATCACCTACGCTTATTGTTTTCAGCGATTTTCTTTTTGTCTGTCACTACATTGGCCATTGCTCAACCCAAACTACCTGCGCCTAGCCCTGGTGCTGAAGTAATGCAAACTGTAGGCTTGACCGATGTAAAAGTTGTATACTCTTCTCCGGCAGTAAAAGGACGTACTATTTGGGGAGGACTCGAAAAATATGGCAAAGTATGGCGTGCTGGTGCTAATACTCCTACAAAGATTTCTTTTAGCAATGATGTGAAAATCAACGGTAAAAATATTAAAAAAGGAGACTATGTGTTAATGCTCGACCTCAAAGACGCAAATAATTGGGAGTGGATGCTGGCTACTAAAGGAAGTGCCTTTGGTTTTAAGGAAGCCGATGTATTAGTAAGAACTAAAGCTACTGTCACTAAAGGTTTACGCAACAGAGAGCGTTTGACTTATTATATTTCTGCTGGTACCAACGGTAAAGGTACTGTGAATCTTCGCTGGGAAAAAATAGAAGCTTCTTTCTCTTTTACAAGCGACATAAAAGGACCTTTGATGGCAAGTGTAAAGAAATTTGCTGGTCAGGCAAACTGGTTCAATTTAGGGAATACTGGTTACCAAGTGGTGTTAAACTCTGACAAAGAAAAAGACCTGAAACTAGCCAAAGGTATGATTGATGCTTCGGTAGCTATGGGCGGCGAAAATATGATCAACACCTGGTGGAAGGCCGAATTGATGGCTAAAATGGGCAAGAAAAAAGAAGCTTATACACTAGGTAAAAAGGTAAAAGAGCTATACGCCAAGGAAAAACGCAATGGTTGGAAAAACTTCTACAAAAACACCATTGATCCAAGTCTTTCTAAAGGAATGAAAGCGTGGAAATAATTTGAATATATTGATATATTAGCGAGGGGAAATGAGAGTTTCCCTTTTTTTGTGACTTTTTTGTAACAATACCTACAGTGTGGCTATTGAACAACGAAAAGTTGCATTGAACAAAGCATATCCCTATTACTCAAAATACATATTCTTATGGCAAAACTTAATACTTTGTTTTTGCTGGTTTTGACCTTGGTTTTTGGTACTTGCCTTACGGCAAAAGCCCAATCTTTGGCAGAACCTCGCCCCCAAATGAATGCTGCCGAAATAAAGCTGGCACTCAAAAAGCTACAAGTAACTGGTACCGCAATGTACCTTGCTGCTCACCCAGACGACGAAAACACCCGTTTGATTGCCTATCTTGCCAAAGGGCGGTTGTACCGAACGGCTTACTTAGCCTTGACACGTGGCGATGGAGGGCAAAACCTGATAGGTACTGAGGTAAGAGAATTGTTGGGAGTTATTCGCACTCAGGAGCTATTGGCTGCTCGCCGTACTGATGGAGGACAACAGTTTTTTACCCGTGCCAATGACTTTGGTTACTCAAAGAATACCGAGGAAACCCAGCAGATATGGGACAAGGAAAAAGTAAAGGCTGATATGGTATGGGTTATCCGTAAGTTTCAGCCCGATGTAATCATTACCCGCTTTTCGCACAATGAGTTTACCAAACGCAATCATGGCCACCATGTGACCTCAGCAGTATTTGGTGCCGAAATAAGCAAATTGGCTGCTGATCCTACCAAATATCCTGAACAATTGAAATATGTAAAAGTATGGAAACCCAAGCGGGTTGTTTGGAACACCTATCGTCATTATATGCGGTTTACTGGAGCAAAAACAAAACCTGACATGTCGAAATA is part of the Microscilla marina ATCC 23134 genome and encodes:
- a CDS encoding DUF2911 domain-containing protein, whose amino-acid sequence is MKNHLRLLFSAIFFLSVTTLAIAQPKLPAPSPGAEVMQTVGLTDVKVVYSSPAVKGRTIWGGLEKYGKVWRAGANTPTKISFSNDVKINGKNIKKGDYVLMLDLKDANNWEWMLATKGSAFGFKEADVLVRTKATVTKGLRNRERLTYYISAGTNGKGTVNLRWEKIEASFSFTSDIKGPLMASVKKFAGQANWFNLGNTGYQVVLNSDKEKDLKLAKGMIDASVAMGGENMINTWWKAELMAKMGKKKEAYTLGKKVKELYAKEKRNGWKNFYKNTIDPSLSKGMKAWK